Proteins encoded by one window of Arachis ipaensis cultivar K30076 chromosome B04, Araip1.1, whole genome shotgun sequence:
- the LOC110270615 gene encoding uncharacterized protein LOC110270615 yields the protein MIRFQLETLLALKARLAGENEVYARENRFLREIVEYHQLTIQDVVYLDDGIAEVPEVYDSSSGVSRITSFNPSPSESPLRVVIRKSESSPILPNEMLTVIEKDSKSASENEAPLPRVSASPK from the exons ATG ATTCGGTTTCAACTGGAGACGCTTCTTGCCTTGAAGGCTCGCTTGGCAGGTGAGAATGAGGTATATGCTAGGGAAAACCGTTTTCTAAGGGAGATTGTGGAGTACCATCAGCTGACAATACAGGATGTAGTGTACCTGGATGATGGCATCGCCGAAGTCCCAGAGGTTTATGACAGCTCGAGTGGGGTGTCCCGGATAACGTCTTTCAACCCATCACCATCAGAATCACCTCTTCGAGTGGTTATTCGGAAATCAGAAAGTTCACCTATTCTCCCAAATGAGATGTTAACTGTGATAGAAAAAGATAGTAAGAGTGCATCAGAAAATGAGGCTCCTCTTCCTAGGGTCTCAGCTTCTCCAAAGTGA